DNA from Hyalangium gracile:
GCGACGCTCACCGTGCCGCCTCCGGCCAACCGGCCCGACCTCTTCACGTTCTCGCCGTGCCACGGCCACTTCCACTTCAGCGGCTTCGCCACCTACGCCCTGCTGGACCTGGAGGGCAACACGGTGCTCACCGGCCGCAAGCAGGCCTACTGCATGGAGGACACGCAGCGCATCGCCGCCGGGCCCCAGATCGCGTGCTCCAAGGAGTTCGACTGCGACAACCAGGGCATCCAGCGTGGCTGGTCCGACCTCTACGGCAACACGCTGGACTGCCAGTGGCTGGACATCACCGACGTCGCCCCGGGCAACTACCAGCTCCAGGTGACCCTCAACCCCGCGCGCTCCTTCCAGGAGGAGACGCTCGACAACAACACCGCCGTCGTCCCCGTCACCATCCCGGCGCCATAGTGTCCTGTTGAAACGCGGCCTGGCTGGAGGCGTGTGAGCGCCTCCAGCGGAAGCTCTGAGCCCGAGCCCTCAGGGGCGCTGGCCGCGCTCCTCGAGCACCTCCAGCGCGCGCACGCGCCCGCGGTGCAGCGAGCTCTTCACCGTGCCCTCGGGGATGCGCAGCACCTGGGCAATCTCCGGGTAGCTGAAGCCGCGCACCTCGCGCAGCCAGAGCACCTGGCGCTGCAGCTCGCTCACCTCGTGCAGGGCTGCCCCGAAGTGCCGCTGCATCTCCTCGCCCACGGCCTGGGCCTCCGGAGAGGTGGGCTCCTGCGGCTCGTGGCTCAGCCGCTCGCGGCGCTTGCGCGCCCGCAGCCAGTTGATGCTGCTGTTCACCATCACACGGTGCAACCACGTGGTCCACGCCGCCCGCCCGTTGAAGCCCTCGGGCTTGCGGGCCAGCCGCGTGAACACGTCCTGCACCACATCCTCCGCGTCATCGGCGTCTCCCACGATCCGCCGCGCGATGGCCAACGCCCGTGTGCGATGCTGACGGTAGAGCTGGGAGATGTGGGGGAGCCCGGCGACACCGGCGACCATGACATGCCTCCTCG
Protein-coding regions in this window:
- a CDS encoding RNA polymerase sigma factor, which translates into the protein MVAGVAGLPHISQLYRQHRTRALAIARRIVGDADDAEDVVQDVFTRLARKPEGFNGRAAWTTWLHRVMVNSSINWLRARKRRERLSHEPQEPTSPEAQAVGEEMQRHFGAALHEVSELQRQVLWLREVRGFSYPEIAQVLRIPEGTVKSSLHRGRVRALEVLEERGQRP